One Mycolicibacterium sp. TUM20985 genomic window, CGGCACCATGCTCGGCCACGAGCTGACCAAGATCCATGGCGGCCAAGGGCTTCCGGACGGAACCATCGACATCACGTTCGAAGGGTCGGCGGGCAATAGCTTCGGCGCGTTCCTTCCCAAGGGCATCACCCTGCGGGTGTACGGCGACGCCAACGACTACGTCGGCAAGGGCCTGTCTGGCGGACGGATCGTGGTGCGCCCGTCCCAGGACGCCCCCGAGGAGTTCGTGGCAGAGGACAACATCATCGCGGGCAACGTGATCCTCTTCGGCGCCACCAGCGGGCAGGCGTTCCTGCGGGGTCAGGTCGGCGAGCGTTTCGCGGTCCGCAACTCCGGCGCCCATGCCGTGGTGGAGGGCGTCGGTGATCACGGCTGCGAGTACATGACCGGTGGCAAGGTGGCCATCCTGGGGCCCACGGGTCGCAACTTCGCCGCGGGAATGTCCGGCGGCATCGCCTACGTCTACGACCTGCACGGCACGTTGTCCGACAACCTCAACACCGAGATGGTGGAACTCGAGCACCTGGACGACGATGACGTCGACTGGTTGCACGGGATGCTCGTCGCGCAAGTCGATGCGACCGATTCCGCTCCTGCTCAACGCATTCTGTCCGATTGGGAGTCTCAACTGAAGCACTTCGTGAAGGTCATGCCGCGGGACTACCGGTCGGTCCTGGCCGCCATCGCCGAGGCTGAACGAAACGGTGAAGACGTCGACACCGCGATCATGGCGGCGGCTCGTGGCTGATCCGCGCGGCTTCCTGAAGCACACCCACCGCGAGACCCCGCAGCGGCGGCCGGTGCCGCTGCGCTTGCGCGACTGGAAAGAGGTCTACGAGGACTTCTCCCACGACACCCTGCAGGATCAGGCCGCACGGTGCATGGACTGCGGAATCCCGTTCTGCCACAACGGCTGCCCGCTGGGCAACCTGATCCCCGAGTGGAACGACCTGGTGTTCCGGGATCGCTGGCGCGACTCCATCGAGCGGCTGCACGCCACCAACAACTTCCCGGAGTTCACCGGGCGGTTGTGCCCCGCCCCGTGCGAGGCGTCGTGCGTGCTCGGCATCAACCAGGATCCGGTGACCATCAAGCAGGTCGAGGTCGAGATCATCGACAACGCCTTCGCGGAGGGCTGGGTGGTCCCGCTGCCGCCGGATCGCCTCACCGGCAAGAGCGTCGCCGTGGTCGGGTCGGGTCCGGCGGGTCTGGCCGCCGCGCAGCAGCTGACGCGGGCGGGACACGACGTCACCGTCTTCGAGCGCGCCGATCGCATCGGTGGACTGCTGCGGTACGGCATCCCCGAGTTCAAGATGGAGAAGCGCCACATCGACCGTCGCCTCGAGCAGATGGAGGCCGAGGGCACGAAGTTCCGGACCGGGGTGGACGTCGGCGTCGACGTCACGGCGGAGCAGTTGCGCAACGACTTCGATGCCGTGGTGCTGACCGGCGGCGCGACGGACTGGCGGGACCTGCCGATCCCGGGCCGCGAGCTCAGGGGCATCCATCAGGCGATGGAGTACCTGCCCTGGGCCAACCGGGTGCAGCAGGGCGACCCCGTCGTCGGCGATGACGGTGAGCCACCGATCACGGCCAAGGACAAGCGGGTCGTCATCATCGGCGGAGGCGACACGGGTGCCGACTGCCTGGGCACCGCGCACCGTCAGGGTGCGGCCAGCGTGTACCAGTTCGAGATCATGCCGCGGCCGCCCGAGGAGCGGGCGTCCTCGACGCCGTGGCCCACCTACCCGCTGATGTACCGCGTGGCCTCGGCCCACGAGGAGGGCGGCGAGCGCATCTTCTCGGTCAATACGCAGGAGTTCGTCGGCACCGATGGCCACGTGCAGTGCCTCAAGGTGCACGAGGTCGAGATGCAGGACGGCAAGTTCGTCAAGGTCGAGGGCAGTGACTTCGACCTGGACGCCGATCTGGTGCTGTTGGCGATGGGCTTCGTCGGCCCCGAGAAGCCAGGTCTGCTTAGCGATCTTCGGGTGGAGCTCACCGATCGCGGCAACGTCGCGCGCAAGGACGACTTCCAGACGTCGGTGCCCGGCGTGTTCGTGGCCGGTGACATGGGTCGCGGACAGTCGCTCATCGTGTGGGCGATCGCCGAGGGCCGCGCCGCCGCTGCTGGCGTCGACCGGTATCTGATGGGCGAGACGGCGTTGCCTGCGCCGATCAGGCCCACGGCGGCGCCCCAGCGATAGCTCGAACGGGGGCAGCTACTCGATCGGTTCTCGTCGCGAGTGTGCGTTCCCATACGCCGCTGACGGCGAGTCTCGGATGAAACCGCACAGTCGGTGGGGCTGCTGGGGCGCCTGAACGCTTCAGAAACCACACCAGCCACACCAGAAACATCGGACGTTTATTCGGCGCGTCGCATTGTGTTAGCCAGATCGCAGGTGTCTAATGGTGGCCGGGGTTAATGCGCTAGTGTTTCCCCACGGTGAGCCAGTCGAACCGCAGGAGTGAACACCGTGTATACCAACCCGATCGTCAGGTCCCGCATGGGCCGTATGGCCTGGTCACTGCTACGTCACCCCGTCCGGAGTCGTGACTTTCCGGCCAAGCACGAGCGTCTGGTCACTGCCGCCGACCTCGTCAGATATGGCGTCTAGCTCGCCGTTTCCGGATCGAAATCGACCGGCGCGAAAGTTTGCTTAGCCAGCATATCTACGTCGGCGCCAGTTACCGCATCGCGCGCTCGTGACTCCGCAGCGACTCACCGCTCGTGGCATCGAAGAAGTACGTGCGCTCCGGCGGTAGCGACAACCCGATGCGGGTCCCCGGCTCCAACGCCGTGCCCGCCTCGGCTTGCACGACCATCCGGGTGTCACCGTCGACCAGCGCGGTGAGCAGCGCGTGGCTCCCGAGCGGCTCGACGAAGTCGACGCGCGCAGGGACCATGCCGTGGACGCAGGTGGGGTGAAACCGCAGGTGCTCCGGTCGGACGCCGACGGTGACCGGACCGTCCGGCATGGCGACCTCGGTCGTTGGCGTCTCCCCGACAAGGAGCGTCCCGTGCCGAACGACGGCAGGCAACAGGTTCATCGGCGGACTACCCATGAAGGCCGCGACGAAGGTGTTCGCCGGCCGGTTGTAGATGTCGTCGGTCGTGCCGATCTGCTGCACCTCGCCACCCGACATGACGCACAGCCGGTCCCCGAGCGTCATGGCCTCCACCTGGTCGTGGGTGACGTAGATGGACGTGACCGGCAGTTCGCGGTGTAACCGCTTGAGGTCACCGCGCACCTGATTGCGGAGCTTCGCATCGAGATTCGACAAGGGCTCGTCCAGCAGGAAGGCCTGCGGCTTGCGCACCAGTGCGCGTCCCATCGCCACCCGCTGACGCTGCCCGCCCGACAGTTGGCCGGGCTTGCGGTCCAACAGTTCGCCGATCTCGAGCAGGTCGGCCGTCTCGCGGACCCGGCGGTCGATCTCCGCTCGCGGGGTCCGGCGCTGGCGCAGGCCGTAGGCGAGGTTGCGGTACACCGTCATGTGCGGATAGAGAGCATAGTTTTGGAACACCATCGCGATGTCGCGCTCACCGGGCGCCAGGCCGTTGACCACCGAACCGCCGATCCTGATCTCGCCCGACGTCGGCTTGTCCAGGCCGGCGAGCAGACGCAAGGCGGTGCTCTTGCCGCAGCCCGACGGCCCGACCAGGATCAGGAACTCGCCATCGGCAACGGTGAGATTGAGGCCCTTGAGCGCCACGGTGTCACCCGATCGCCCACCCGGATAGCGTCGCACCACGTCTCGAAACTCGACTTCTGCCAATGTCTTTG contains:
- a CDS encoding glutamate synthase subunit beta, yielding MADPRGFLKHTHRETPQRRPVPLRLRDWKEVYEDFSHDTLQDQAARCMDCGIPFCHNGCPLGNLIPEWNDLVFRDRWRDSIERLHATNNFPEFTGRLCPAPCEASCVLGINQDPVTIKQVEVEIIDNAFAEGWVVPLPPDRLTGKSVAVVGSGPAGLAAAQQLTRAGHDVTVFERADRIGGLLRYGIPEFKMEKRHIDRRLEQMEAEGTKFRTGVDVGVDVTAEQLRNDFDAVVLTGGATDWRDLPIPGRELRGIHQAMEYLPWANRVQQGDPVVGDDGEPPITAKDKRVVIIGGGDTGADCLGTAHRQGAASVYQFEIMPRPPEERASSTPWPTYPLMYRVASAHEEGGERIFSVNTQEFVGTDGHVQCLKVHEVEMQDGKFVKVEGSDFDLDADLVLLAMGFVGPEKPGLLSDLRVELTDRGNVARKDDFQTSVPGVFVAGDMGRGQSLIVWAIAEGRAAAAGVDRYLMGETALPAPIRPTAAPQR
- a CDS encoding ABC transporter ATP-binding protein: MAEVEFRDVVRRYPGGRSGDTVALKGLNLTVADGEFLILVGPSGCGKSTALRLLAGLDKPTSGEIRIGGSVVNGLAPGERDIAMVFQNYALYPHMTVYRNLAYGLRQRRTPRAEIDRRVRETADLLEIGELLDRKPGQLSGGQRQRVAMGRALVRKPQAFLLDEPLSNLDAKLRNQVRGDLKRLHRELPVTSIYVTHDQVEAMTLGDRLCVMSGGEVQQIGTTDDIYNRPANTFVAAFMGSPPMNLLPAVVRHGTLLVGETPTTEVAMPDGPVTVGVRPEHLRFHPTCVHGMVPARVDFVEPLGSHALLTALVDGDTRMVVQAEAGTALEPGTRIGLSLPPERTYFFDATSGESLRSHERAMR